Sequence from the Nocardioides exalbidus genome:
GCGATCCCGACGTAGTGGCGGACGTTGAGGTGGCCGTTGATGTCCTCGAACGGCATCGGCACGGGCTGCTCGACGTAGGCCGGGAGGGCGATCAGCTGGTCGTAGGTGGGGTGCGTCGTCACAGGCCGAACCCTAGGGCAGCGCGGGCCGTCGGCGGCGAGGGCCACGGCGTGAAACCGGTTCGGTCGGTGGCAGGCGCCGCCGATAGGCTTGCCCGGTGAATCCCGATCAGCTCTCCGAGACCATCGTCGACGTGCTGGGAGCCCTCGTGGCCGACGGCGCGATCACGCTTCCTGACGGCGTGCCGACCCAGGTCACGGTGGAGCGACCGCGGCAGAAGGGCCACGGCGACTACGCCACCAACGTCGCGATGCAGCTCGCGAAGCGTGCCGGCACCAACCCGCGGGCGTTCGCCGAGCTCGTCGCCGACCGGCTCCGCGCGTCCGAGGGCATCAGCGAGGTCGAGGTCGCCGGTCCCGGCTTCCTCAACGTGACGGTCGAGGCAGGCGCCCAGGGCCAGGTCGCCGCCGACATCGTCGCGGCCGGGACGTCCTACGGCTCCGCGACCACGCTCGCCGGCGAGAAGATCAACGTCGAGTTCGTCTCGGCCAACCCCACCGGCCCGCTGCACCTCGGCGGCACCCGCTGGGCCGCGGTCGGCGACGCGCTTGTCCGGGTGCTCCAGTTCTCCGGCGCCGAGGTCACCCGGGAGTACTACTTCAACGACCACGGCGCCCAGATCGACCGGTTCTCCGGCTCGCTCCTGGCGTCGGCTCGCGGTCGCGAGGTCCCCGAGGACGGTTACGGCGGCGACTACATCCGGGAGATCGCCGACCAGGTCATCGCCAAGCGCCCCGATGTCACCGACCTGCCCGACGACGAGGCGCAGGAGGTCTTCCGCGAGGTCGGCGTCAACCTCATGTTCGACGAGATCAAGTCCGACCTGCACGACTTCGGCGTCGACTTCGACGTCTACTTCCACGAGAAGTCGCTGCACGACTCCGGCGCGGTCGAGCGCGCCATCGAGCGCCTCACCGAGATGGGCAACACCTACACCGAGGACGGCGCGCTCTGGCTGCGCACCGAGAAGTACGGCGACGACAAGGACCGCGTGATCGTGCGGTCCAACGGCACGCCCGCCTACATCTCCGGCGACCTCGGCTACTACCTCGACAAGCGCGAGCGCGGCTTCGACCGCTGCTTCATCCTGCTCGGCGCCGACCACCACGGCTATGTCGGCCGGATGATGGCGATGTGCGCCGCCTTCGGTGACACGCCGCGCAAGAACCTCGAGATCCTCATCGGGCAGATGGTCAACCTGCTCCAGGACGGCCAGCCGGTGCGGATGTCCAAGCGCAACGGCACGGTCATCTCGATGAACGACCTCGTCGAGGCGATCGGCGTGGACGCCTCGCGCTACGTCCTGGCGCGCTACACCAACGACACCACGATCGACATCGACCTCGAGCTGTGGGCCAAGCAGTCCAACGACAACCCGGTCTACTACGTGCAGTACGCCCACGCGCGCACCTGCCGGATGGCCGAGAACGCCCACGAGCTCGGCATGCGGCTGCCCGGCGACGACTTCGACCCGTCGCTGCTCGCCCACGAGCGCGACGGCGAGCTGCTGCGCGCGCTGGCCGAGTTCCCGCGGGTGGTGGCCAGTGCGGCCGACCTGCGCGAGCCGCACCGCATCGCGCGCTACCTCGAGGACACCGCGTCGGTCTTCAACAAGTGGTACGACACCAAGGAGTGCCGGATGCTGCCGCAGGGCGACGAGCCCGTCGCCCCGGCCAACCTCGCGCGCCTCGTGCTCGTGCACGCCACGCAGACGGTCCTGGCCAACGGCCTCGGCCTGCTCGGCGTCTCCGCGCCCGAGAGGATGTGATCGGCAGTGCCGACCGCCCACCCGTCCGGCTGGGCGCACGCCGACGGTGCCCTGCGCGGACCCCACTGGCTGCGTGAGCCGGCCGACCCGAACGCCCTCGTCGACCACCTCTGGTCGCAGACCGCGGTCAAGGCGGACGGCGTCCTGACCGTCGGGGGAGTGCCGCTGCCCGAGCTGGTGCGCGAGCACGGCTCACCGGCGTACGTCCTCGACGAGGCCGACTTCCGCGCGCGGGCGGTCGCCTTCCGCGACGCGTTCGCCGACTACGACGTCTTCTACGCCG
This genomic interval carries:
- the argS gene encoding arginine--tRNA ligase, which translates into the protein MNPDQLSETIVDVLGALVADGAITLPDGVPTQVTVERPRQKGHGDYATNVAMQLAKRAGTNPRAFAELVADRLRASEGISEVEVAGPGFLNVTVEAGAQGQVAADIVAAGTSYGSATTLAGEKINVEFVSANPTGPLHLGGTRWAAVGDALVRVLQFSGAEVTREYYFNDHGAQIDRFSGSLLASARGREVPEDGYGGDYIREIADQVIAKRPDVTDLPDDEAQEVFREVGVNLMFDEIKSDLHDFGVDFDVYFHEKSLHDSGAVERAIERLTEMGNTYTEDGALWLRTEKYGDDKDRVIVRSNGTPAYISGDLGYYLDKRERGFDRCFILLGADHHGYVGRMMAMCAAFGDTPRKNLEILIGQMVNLLQDGQPVRMSKRNGTVISMNDLVEAIGVDASRYVLARYTNDTTIDIDLELWAKQSNDNPVYYVQYAHARTCRMAENAHELGMRLPGDDFDPSLLAHERDGELLRALAEFPRVVASAADLREPHRIARYLEDTASVFNKWYDTKECRMLPQGDEPVAPANLARLVLVHATQTVLANGLGLLGVSAPERM